Below is a genomic region from Rhinatrema bivittatum chromosome 8, aRhiBiv1.1, whole genome shotgun sequence.
AGGCTGGAAAAGTCTTAGCTGACAACAGAGAGAACAAACTTTGCATGAATCTCCACAGTCCAGGCCCCTTCTCTTTCAAGGGTCAGAGTCCAAAGTGCAGTTTTGTTTGTTCCTCTTAGCAGACAGAGCATGAAGACCCAGCCTGTTCCATTCGCAATGCCATCTGTCAGAGCTCAGCACGGTGACCCCCCCTGCCACCCAGCTAGGgtttccaactggctccagattttcaggacaggttgatccagtcctggttttaccccattgcatgctcgGACGTGCTCTGATTTCCTGttgtattccctaagaaaagcatgACTATAAATATTTGCaagcaggggagtaaaaccaggacctgagcaacctatcctgaaaagctgaagcaagttggcaaccctacaccCAGCACAAGATTCTAGTACAGGACTCCCTGGCAGCAAAATGTCTCCTGGACAGAGAGTCCCTGCCCAGCACCAGCTCTGGTGCCCTCAATATGACATGATAAATCCAGGTGTGCTTGTATCAGTGCTAAAAAGTGTAAAATCGGCTGGCTGAGATGCAAAACTCAATTAGCTATTGTCATGTGACCGCAGGTTCTAGGATGCCTTCTGGTCCATCAGCCAGCAGATCAGAGGTCTTGGCTTAGATGGAGAGTAGCTTGTGCCAGCATGAACCAGGTAGTCAATTCCTAGCAAGGCTTCCAAGACTGCACTTCCTGCAACCCTAAGATACCTGGGCTCTCACTTGGTCCCTCTATTAGTCTGAACACACACTAATATCGCCTTCAGTGCTAATGACAATCTTTCTCCCCCTTCAGATGTCAACGTCTAGTGCCAAAGGTCACTCCAGTCTCCCTATAGCTACCGTCAGATTACCCATAGGTATTGCCAGTAAGACCACACTTAGTGCCTGGAATAAACGTTTGCAAGCCTAAGAACTCTTTTCCCAGCATTCTCAATCCCCTCTGGGCCTTGCTTTAATTCCCCCTTCCTTAAGGCAAGCACATAGCACACTTTGAAACCAGCTtccttttaaaaaaggtttatttaATTCTTCACAACCAGTACAGCCTCATATTCAAGCGGTGACATCCTTTAAAGCTCACAGCTAAAGCACCTAAGGGACATCTTTCGATTCGCTACAGGTTCTCGCTAGCAATTTGCTAGAACGCATTACTTCAGTGTTTTAACTCTACAAACAGAAAGACTGAATGCTGGTGGATGCAGTTTCCCAAATCAGAAAGTTATCTAGCACAGGTACCCACAGACAGAACTAGAATGTTTAAATGCATTTATCACCTTTCAATACCGTGAGAGGGGACATCCTGGGCTCAGGGTTATTCAGGAGTCCCCCTAAACCCCTTGCTAGGAGTTTCTTAGAGAGCACAGCCATTATCAGGCTTTCAAGCTTCTGCATTCCTTACAACCATGAGGCTGCACTTTTCCGGAAGTGCCGGAGAACTCTCAGCCTTAATGTCAGCTTGAAGTCCACAGCACCCTGGAAGGCCACTAACTCTGGTGCCAGCAGAGCCTGAACCCAGGCTCTCAGTTAGTGCTAATTAAGCTGTTTCAGGTTTAGCTCCCACTTAAAGCAATGCAGGCTCTCTCAGCAATACCACTAAGCCAGCTCACAGGTCTTACTTAAACCTAATTGTTTATATTTCAGGAGGTCTTGCTCTTATACATTCGCCAGCAATTCAGttctaaaaacattttcattcagCACAATTCAAACTTCCCTAGGGCTGTCTCTCCTCCCAGCTCAAGCATTTCTATATATCTGCTCTAGTTTTGCAAGCTTCTAATAATTAATGCAACCCAATCTTAATGCCAtctcccaaaaaataaaaaacccacagGATTGTTTTAGAACCAGCCCTGGTTCTTCCTTCTCCTTAGAGTGTTGCTCCATGGAGCTCTGCTTCTCTTCCCTGGTTACCTCAGCTCCACCCCTTTATAGATCCTATAAGCCAATTGGTGAGAGTCCACTGAGTCATGTGATTCTGATCCGCTAAGCAAAGCTTCTCGCCACACTGTGGGCAGGGGTAGCTGGGAACTGTAGTCCCAATGGAGACCATCTTAGCCTTTATATGCCCAGCCAATCCTCCTTTGCgcaccctgcgggatgcagggtcGCATCAGTTGCTGTTTATTGTTTTGTGGGGGGGGGCCACTGTGCCTTCCTCCCCGATTTGTTTGTTCTGGGTTGAAATATGGCCTTTATATGCCCAGTCAATCCTCCTTTGCgcaccctgcgggatgcagggtcGCATCAGTTGATGTTTACTGTATTGTGGGGGGGCGGCCAATGTGCCTTCCTCCCCGATTTGTTTGTTCTGGGTTGAAATATGGCCTTTATATGCCCAGTTTTACTCCCAGAGTCTGCTGTCTTATATCTTTATACTTTCTTTCTTGCGCAGGGACTAATACAATCATCACACTACATATACGTTAAAAAGACAAGAGCTGAAAACATGCAGAGTTGGTGCATCTTGCTCCTAGTCTGGCGATATTCAAGATTGGTTTTAAATCCCAAACTCCTGCCTCTTGCTGCTCTTTACCCTCTCATGTTAAACATGTTTTTCTGTAACAGTTAAGTGATTGCTAGAAATGATTTGTCTTgtctgtaagctccatggagcagggactgtctcagTATAGAACGGAGAATGTGCACTGGTGCTACAGAAGATTTAAGGAGTAGCAACCCCATGTACAGGTTTATCCAGGTGTCCCTGGCAGTAATGGAATATttttatttagctcacaccttttcattggtagctcaggGTGAGTTACAGTCAGGTGGTGCAagtatttccccatccccagagggctcacaatctaagtctgTACCTAAGAcactggagggtgaagtgacttgcccaaggtcacaaggagcataaccttctctctctctcatacactcagtTCCTCCTCCCTCACTCCCGTGGAAGCTCTCATGGTCAAACCCGGATCACCCGCAGAGCCTACAACCAGGATTTCTACACAAAGATGATGGCAGAGTGTTACCAGCTATGGGCACAGCTGGAGAGAGAAAGCAACACCAGGCTGTACAGGTGAGGTATTGACTCACTCCTCAGTGATAAATAATCCAGCATCCAGATCCaacagaggaagggagaagggccGCATGCTACATACAACACCTCTGGTCTCACGCTCCCAGCCCCAGGCAATTCTCTTTCTGGTAACAGACGATTAGACGCAAAGGCTTAACTAAAGAAAGAGAGGATGCAGGAGAGACCTTTAATAAGCTTCTCTCACTCACAACTCCTCCTCCAATTGCAGCACTGAGATATCTCCCCACCCCCAATACACAcatctctgccaatgcacctcactcctgccctacatTACCCTCCTGCTATAGCATTACTGAGACCATCTCTCATACACAGctctctgccaatgcacctcactcctgccctgcagtaccctCCTGCTATAGTATTACTgagaccctctctctcacacacagctctctgccaatgcacctcactcctgccctgcagtaccctCCTGCTATAGTATTACTGagaccctctctcacacacacacacacctctctgccaatgcacctcactcctgcccttcaGTACCCTCCTGCGATTGCATTACTGagaccctctctcacacacacacacctctctgccaatgcacctcattcctgccctgcagtaccctCCTGCTATAGCATTACTGAgaccatctctcacacacagctctcggccaatgcacctcactcctgcccttcaGTACCCTCCTGCTATAGCATTACTGagaccctctctcacacacacctctctgccaatgcacctcactcctgcccttcaGTACCCTCCTGCTATAGCATTACTGagaccctctctcacacacacctctctgccaatgcacctcactcctgcccttcaGTACCCTCCTGCTATAGCATTACTGAgaccatctctcacacacagctctctgccaatgcacctcactcctgccctgcattACCCTCCTGCTATAGCATTACTGagaccctctctcacacacacacacacctctctgccaatgcacctcactcctgcccttcaGTACCCTCCTGCGATAGCATTACTGagaccctctctcacacacacacacctctctgccaatgcacctcattcctgccctgcagtaccctCCTGCTATAGCATTACTGAgaccatctctcacacacagctctcggccaatgcacctcactcctgcccttcaGTACCCTCCTGCTATAGCATTACTGagaccctctctcacacacacctctctgccaatgcacctcactcctgcccttcaGTACCCTCCTGCTATAGCATTACTGagaccctctctcacacacacctctctgccaatgcacctcactcctgcccttcaGTACCCTCCTGCTATAGCATTACTGAgaccatctctcacacacagctctctgccaatgcacctcactcctgccctgcattACCCTCCTGCTATAGCATTACTGagaccctctctctcatacacacctctctgccaatgcacctcattcctgccctgcagtaacCTCCTGCTATAGCATTACTGAGACCctctctgccaatgcacctcactcctgccctgcagtaccctCCTGCTATAGCATTACTgagaccctctctctcacacacacctctctgccaatgcacctcactcctgccctgcagtaccctCCTGCTATAGCATTACTgagaccctctctctcacacacacctctctgccaatgcacctcactcctgcccttcaGTACCCTCCTGCTATAGCATTACTgagaccctctctctcacacacacacctctctgccaatgcacttcactcctgccctgcagtaacCTCCTGCTATAGCATTACTgagaccctctctctcacacacacatctctgccaatgcacctcattcctgccctgcagtaccctCCTGCTATAGCATTACTgagaccctctctctcacacacacctctctgccaatgcacctcattcctgccctgcagtatcCGTCTGCTATTCCAGTTCTGATTTTTATGCTAGGTCTGGTACCACAGCTGATACTCTCCTCTGCATCTTTGTTACTGTTCATTTACATCGGggtgggcaactccagtcctgaggGCTCCtaacaggttgggttttcaggatagccctcatgaatatgcatgagatagatttgcatgcatattgtCTCAATTGCATTATTGGAAAGGAAGCTGTTGAACTCAggctcatgatatgaaactcccaaggtggaagactcaggaacaacattaggagatatttcttcacgatgagggaggtggatgcctggaatgccctcctggaagaggtggtgaagatgggaagagtcatggaattcaaaagtgtgtgggataaacacagaggatcctttgtGGTAGAGGATGGACATGAAGAGAAGGGGTAACCTCTGGTAACTTTTagagtaacatttctgcatgggatgACTTTCAGCGagcagcagttacagccctaaacaccttactgggcagactggatgaaccattttagtccttatctgccatcatttattatgccTGCaggtctatctcatgcatattcattagggttatcctgaaaagCCAATCAGTTAGGGGCCCCTGGGACCGGCGTTGCCCACCTCTGATTGCCAGTGCCTCTGAGCTGTGCTCTCGTCTCTCCCTGGCTCTGCAGACAGACAGGGCTGCTGCTTCTTGGGCCTGAGGAGGACCCTGAATTTCACAGCACGTGGAGGAGCCTGGTTCAGAATCGGGTACCGTGCCAGTACCTCACAGCCCAGGAGGTCCAGAAGAGATTCCCTGGAGTCTGCCTCCAGCTGGGGGAAGCCGCGTTCATCGATCAGACTGCAGGAGTCCTTTACGCAGACAGGGCCCTCAGGGCTGTGCAGGTAACCGGACtgccactttctcttccttcctctgcCAGACTGTGCAGGGACAGCTGCTAGTCATAACTGCACAGGACTTTATGTCCTGGCAAATAATCCTGCCAGCTTAACAGCACTGAACCGTGCATCCCAATCCCTCTCCATGCCAAAGTATCTGCAGCCTTAAAAGCCATCTCCAATGCCCTTTTCCACAGTTTTACTGCATGATATCAGGATTTacttctttcaggccgatacagtacagtgcgcactgttagcctgcgtttggctgcgcgttttcgacgcgctattttttaccccttatacagtaaggggtaatagagcgtcaaacgcgcggccaacccccccccccggaaactaatagcgcccgcaatatgcaaatgcatgttgatggcccgattagttattcccgcgcgatacagaaagtaaaatgtacagccaagctgcacattttaatttctgccggcaccgggagagtgtatagaaaagcagaaaaaactgcttttctgtacaccctctgacttaatatcatagcgatattaagtcggaggccccaaaaaaaaaaaaaaattttttttaatgcaccgCGGatcggaagacagatgctcaattatgccagcatctgttttccgaacccgtggctggcagcgggtttgagaaccgatgccggaaaaattgagcgtcggctgtcaaacccgctgacagccgctgctcctgtcaaaaaggaggcgctagggacgtgctagtgtccctagcacctctttttaccgcgggccctcatttaaatacttgatcgcgagcccaggagagtggcctgggcgcgtgttgggagagcgggtgctcgccttggagtgccggctctcccacgggatttactgtatcggcccgtttattAGTAACCACTCGCTTGTGACTCAGCAGGTAAGGGGGAATTCTGGGAAAGGTTCTCCAAAGCCCAGGTATAACCATAAAGTGAGCTTTTCTGACACACGGCTGCTAACTCTTCCCACTTCAAGGCTGGAGTATTCTGTTTTGGGCAGGGGATTTGTGGGTGAGATAATTAGTGGTAAAATGCCATGATCTAGGGCGTGATATAACAGCACTCCATGCAGTGCCATTCAGCGTAGGCCAGGGGCCTCCTCTCTGAAGGGCTTTCTTCTTACTGTCCTGTCTTCTTCTGCCTCAGGATTTGTTCTGTTCCTTTGGAGGAGCCATCCACGATGGTGAGAAAGTGGTTGACATAAAGCCAGGATCTGTGGTTACCGTGACAACCACATCAGGGGTATATCAAGCAAAGAGCCTGGTAATCACAGCAGGCCCTTGGACTAACAAGCTTGTGGCTCCTCTGGGGCTGCGGCTGCCTCTTCAGGTGAGTGCTATCCGTGGTGACTCCAAGGCAATTCCTGTGGCATGGAAATACACCAGGAGTGGAGGGGTCTCTGAAAGGTACACATTAAATGGAAACCAGTAACCCAGGGATAAAGatacacaggccaatacagtaaagcgcggccgcggttaccctgtttctaacccgctttgtacacacaatttggccgcgtaagtctaacccgcgattcagtatccggttttacgcgtccttaccgcttcttgaaatcgacatgtatatgatatgttaatgatcggattagctattccctccgatacagtaacgtgcgccccgattatcacctttttaaccagctgttttgccgcgtctttaacctgctaatttaccgcctaccctgaccctggcgttagtgtggtgaacttagccgcccagtcccaaaccaacccaatccactgaaaaaaatgcttctcgcacaagggggaaaacgttttacaaaaaataaagcaaggcgcagggcgaaaatcatttctggattacgctcgggcatcggggattgccagcttgacaagcgtcaggcaagccccagcagagagagacgaaatttcacgggcaaactttcccccagcccccgctcacctgccctggccgcggacacgcaagcccccagcagcagcagcagcagcagaagggcgtccatggatgccggtctcccgtgcgggcgcgctgacagctctggagcagccccagtcctctctcccctcctcccgaggcgcgcaccgcagctcccctgcctcccgggggcagccggcggtgagagcggcttcagcagcccggggcggatcgggcgctccccatgcaaggcggcttccagcagtccatgcgcctgtacgcccaatttgggcgctcaaggcagcaggcgcatgaacgcacgccgtgacctgagcgcccggctggacgtccgaggtcacggcgcgtgttcatgcgcctgctgccttgagcgcccaaattgggcgtacaggcgcatggactgctggaagccgcctcgcatggggagcgcccgatccgccccgggctgctgaagccgctctcaccgccggctgcccccgggaggcaggggagccgcggtgcgcgcctcgggaggaggggagagaggactgtggctgctccggagctgtcagtgcgcccgcacgggagaccagcacccatggacgcccttctgctgctgctgctgggggcttgcgtggccgcggccagggcaggtgagcgggggctgggggaaagtttgcctgtgaaattttgtctctctcttgcccgtccgaaagaggaggaaaatcggagttgcgcgcacaggtgctttgttgtgctccctgcctccgatcgctggctgctggggcttgctgccgccggcgctcaaggcagcggggtctgtaggagaaccatccactttcctggtggaatgacatttgaaacgacaggtaccagcgcacccaggatactgtataggcgctgtataccgctctatacagtaaaatggattgcgcatgcctaccgcttcatggacgtgcTTTGGACCCGGCTTgtatttgcgtctcatttgaatactgtatcgaacGGTATGTGATCCAAATTGTGCGCGctgcaaacgagggtgcgcccggcactgccgcactctttcttacgcgtccttactgtatcggcctgacagtgagtAACAGGCAGAGAAATATGAAGCATGCGAACCCTTGGGTGAAAAGGTCCAGTCCATACATTGAGCTTCCAGGGCAGTGTTCCTATACCTGTTTCCATAATAGTTTATGTTTGGGAAATGTTCCCATCCTGAAACTGCAGGATCAGGGTGTCACTTTGCTCAGGTTTGGGACCATATTCACAAAATGTGGCATCTTTCTAACTTTTTCCAACACCCTGTCTTGGCCacgttgagtttaaggtggtggcgAGACATCCAGGTAgcgatgtcagacaagcaggccgaGATCcgggactggatttctggtgtAGAAAGGTAAATCCGGGAATCAGCAtgaaaatggtattgaaagccatgagaggaaatcagagtatGAAGGGAGTTAGTACATAGTGAGAAgaaaagagggcccaggacagagcctgA
It encodes:
- the PIPOX gene encoding peroxisomal sarcosine oxidase isoform X3 — encoded protein: MAAQSRSSAYDCIVIGAGIQGSFTAYHLSKLRRRTLLLEQFLLPHSRGSSHGQTRITRRAYNQDFYTKMMAECYQLWAQLERESNTRLYRQTGLLLLGPEEDPEFHSTWRSLVQNRVPCQYLTAQEVQKRFPGVCLQLGEAAFIDQTAGVLYADRALRAVQDLFCSFGGAIHDGEKVVDIKPGSVVTVTTTSGVYQAKSLVITAGPWTNKLVAPLGLRLPLQTLKINVCYWKEKVPGSYGVPQNFPCFLGFHLNRAEHHIYGLPSNEYPGLIKVCYHHGNEVDPDERDREPKTPGLQEIPLLSDVIRKYLPGLEPKPAVIEHCMYTNTPDENFILDHHPSFQNIIVGAGFSDSRM